The proteins below come from a single Isoptericola dokdonensis DS-3 genomic window:
- a CDS encoding DUF6308 family protein: MPSQMTVAGKTIADPFKQLTEYAHRYSGTLTKYDLGGSGDANVLTADEVTRTRIIASRISATESAWFVERGRSAPWSQVAADASLASADPAEPDGLYAAAIALYDHFREAAPKGVATAKIHKVLHLKRPALIPILDSRLLAAYGPAAAEAARRHPDLGARRLNWVAIREDLIDESNARALTEVRARLAADEDATVRVMARLTDLRLLDAVAWRAG; this comes from the coding sequence ATGCCGTCACAGATGACAGTCGCAGGCAAGACGATCGCTGACCCGTTCAAACAGCTGACTGAGTACGCGCATCGCTATAGCGGCACCCTCACGAAGTATGACCTGGGCGGTTCCGGAGACGCCAACGTGCTGACTGCCGACGAGGTGACACGAACCCGGATCATCGCGAGCCGAATCTCGGCCACGGAGAGCGCCTGGTTCGTCGAGCGGGGCCGCAGCGCGCCGTGGAGCCAAGTGGCCGCCGACGCCAGCCTGGCTAGTGCGGACCCGGCCGAGCCCGATGGGCTGTACGCAGCGGCCATCGCCCTCTACGACCACTTCCGCGAAGCCGCTCCCAAGGGCGTAGCGACCGCCAAAATCCACAAGGTGCTCCATCTCAAGCGCCCTGCTCTGATCCCGATCCTCGACAGCAGGCTGCTCGCCGCCTACGGGCCAGCCGCAGCCGAGGCCGCTCGACGCCACCCGGACCTCGGCGCTCGACGCCTGAACTGGGTAGCCATCCGCGAGGACCTCATCGACGAGAGCAACGCACGGGCACTCACCGAAGTGCGCGCCCGACTGGCTGCCGACGAGGACGCTACGGTCCGAGTGATGGCGCGGCTGACGGATCTGCGTCTGCTCGATGCCGTGGCTTGGAGAGCCGGCTGA
- a CDS encoding TRAFAC clade GTPase domain-containing protein, with the protein MAASLRVRDQHIAVFGGSGSGKTVLVSSFYGATQEPSFAKESLFHVIADDTGQGHRLRQIYLGMKNDAKTPPTNRFAAEPYKFTVKLKDSADAKTAKARAFDALRLVWHDYPGEWFEQEPSSETEATRRVDTFRSLLRSDVAMVLVDGQKLLDYAGDEGKYLKSLFGDLRDGLLRLKDELLDDGERLKEFPRVWIIALSKADLHPELHAHGFQDLLIQKAAGDVAALRDVVTDLVQFPEALSLGEDFLLLSSAKFEPERIEVTKRVGLDLILPVASILPLQRLVQWSQHFEVPRRLLDHFADNAEAIALVLVSAKSFRDVIGKIPKVGPLLASALPMLAQAAQLSRSKIEAVNATARAKHDNLAAVLSQFQLDLERGEEDGTFVKSNK; encoded by the coding sequence GTGGCAGCGAGTCTTCGAGTCAGAGACCAGCACATCGCCGTGTTCGGCGGGAGCGGCAGCGGCAAGACTGTTCTCGTCTCCTCGTTCTACGGGGCGACCCAGGAACCGTCGTTTGCCAAGGAGAGCCTGTTCCACGTCATCGCGGACGACACCGGCCAAGGACATCGCCTGCGTCAGATCTACCTGGGCATGAAGAACGACGCGAAGACGCCTCCGACGAATCGGTTCGCCGCCGAGCCCTACAAGTTCACGGTCAAGCTGAAGGACTCGGCGGACGCCAAGACTGCCAAGGCCCGGGCCTTCGACGCGCTGCGTCTGGTCTGGCATGACTACCCGGGCGAGTGGTTCGAGCAGGAGCCCAGCAGCGAGACCGAAGCGACGCGCCGGGTCGACACGTTCCGGTCTCTGCTCCGCTCGGACGTCGCCATGGTCCTCGTCGATGGGCAGAAGCTCCTCGATTACGCCGGGGACGAGGGGAAGTACCTGAAGTCCCTGTTTGGGGACCTGCGCGACGGACTGCTCCGGCTCAAGGACGAACTCCTGGACGACGGCGAGCGGCTGAAGGAGTTCCCGCGGGTGTGGATCATCGCCTTGTCCAAGGCCGACCTGCACCCCGAGTTGCACGCCCACGGCTTCCAGGACCTTCTCATCCAAAAGGCCGCCGGCGACGTCGCCGCACTGCGCGACGTCGTCACCGACCTGGTGCAGTTCCCCGAAGCCCTGTCGCTTGGGGAGGATTTCCTGCTCCTCTCGTCTGCCAAGTTCGAGCCCGAGAGGATCGAGGTCACCAAGCGCGTCGGCCTCGATCTCATCCTCCCGGTGGCCTCGATCCTGCCCCTGCAACGGCTGGTCCAGTGGTCGCAGCACTTCGAGGTCCCTCGCCGACTGCTCGACCACTTCGCCGACAACGCCGAGGCGATCGCGCTGGTTCTGGTGAGTGCGAAGTCTTTCCGGGACGTCATCGGCAAGATCCCCAAGGTCGGTCCACTGCTGGCGTCCGCGCTGCCCATGCTCGCCCAGGCGGCGCAGCTCAGCAGGTCCAAGATCGAAGCAGTGAACGCCACCGCACGGGCCAAGCACGACAACCTGGCAGCAGTCCTCTCGCAGTTCCAGCTCGATCTCGAGCGCGGCGAAGAGGACGGAACCTTTGTGAAGAGCAACAAGTGA
- a CDS encoding HNH endonuclease, with translation MADRDIDGARSVLQDIQFAPVPRRPERWPSTSVIAGIYARDCYQCRYCGEKTVLTPVMRLLSRLFPDEFPMHPNWKSDQTHPAFVSRSATLDHVQSIAGGGDPVAEDNLVTACWGCNRRKGDLRLDELGWELRDPADPHWRGLTELYEPAWIAAGRPKLSETEMTWMRATKAR, from the coding sequence GTGGCCGATCGCGACATCGATGGCGCGCGGTCGGTACTGCAGGACATCCAGTTCGCGCCGGTGCCCCGGCGCCCAGAACGATGGCCCTCGACGTCGGTGATCGCGGGGATCTATGCGCGGGACTGCTACCAGTGCCGCTACTGCGGAGAGAAGACCGTCCTCACCCCGGTCATGCGGCTGCTGTCGAGGCTCTTCCCGGACGAGTTCCCCATGCACCCGAACTGGAAGTCCGATCAGACACACCCCGCCTTCGTCTCCCGATCCGCCACACTGGATCACGTCCAGTCCATCGCCGGCGGCGGTGATCCCGTGGCGGAGGACAACCTCGTCACTGCCTGCTGGGGCTGCAACCGTCGCAAGGGAGACCTGCGGCTCGACGAGCTTGGATGGGAGCTGCGCGACCCTGCAGACCCGCACTGGCGTGGACTGACCGAGCTCTACGAACCGGCATGGATCGCCGCCGGGCGACCAAAGCTGAGCGAGACCGAGATGACCTGGATGCGCGCAACCAAAGCACGCTGA
- a CDS encoding DUF1992 domain-containing protein — MADPHLPPAFFNPYAVAIDDEVAIALLADMHIRQAIERGEFDDLPGSGKPIDMPDRHDPDWWLKSLLKREKLVLLPPSIQLRKDDAALDERLDQMGNEADVRHEIEEFNRRVLRGRYQLPAGPPLVTMPRDVDATAAAWADRHAKRAAETRTKPRTEAPDEERRHRRSIRRRHR; from the coding sequence ATGGCCGACCCGCACCTGCCACCCGCGTTCTTCAACCCCTACGCAGTCGCCATCGACGACGAGGTGGCGATCGCGCTGCTGGCGGACATGCACATTCGCCAGGCGATCGAACGAGGCGAGTTCGATGATCTGCCCGGCAGCGGCAAGCCGATCGACATGCCTGACCGCCACGATCCCGACTGGTGGCTGAAGAGCCTCCTGAAGCGCGAGAAGCTCGTGCTGCTGCCTCCCTCGATCCAGCTGCGCAAGGACGACGCCGCCCTGGATGAACGCCTCGACCAGATGGGAAACGAGGCGGACGTCCGTCACGAGATCGAGGAGTTCAACAGGCGGGTGCTTCGTGGCCGCTACCAGCTGCCCGCCGGGCCGCCCCTGGTCACCATGCCGCGGGACGTCGATGCGACCGCGGCTGCCTGGGCGGATCGCCACGCGAAGCGGGCCGCGGAGACACGGACGAAGCCGCGTACGGAGGCTCCTGATGAGGAGCGGCGCCACCGTCGAAGCATCCGTCGGCGCCACCGGTAG
- a CDS encoding MATE family efflux transporter, producing the protein MRDVRRLDRDILALALPALGALVAEPLFVLVDTAVVGHLGTAELAGLSLASTLLLTLVGLCVFLAYATTAAVARRLGAGAEREALQSGIDGLWLALGLGVVLAGLLVALAPGAVTAMGADGEVADHAVTYLRWSAPGLPGMLLVLAATGVLRGLQDTRTPLWVASGGAVFNAVGSVTLVYGVGLGIAGSAIATSTAQLAMAVVLGVVVVRGARRRGASLRPHHAGIWANAVAGAPLLVRTMSLRLAILLTVWVATGLGATALAGHQVVNSLWGLAAFALDALAIAAQALVGFGLGSADTSRVREVLRRCLQWGVGAGVVIGVVLAAGAWWIAPLFTADPDVRVAITAGLVVTGLLMPMAGWVFVLDGVLIGAGDGRYLAWAGMLTLVAYAPVALAVRAWAPDGAVGLAWLWAAFAGVFMLARALTTGLRARGTAWMVTGA; encoded by the coding sequence GTGCGTGACGTGCGTCGGCTCGACCGCGACATCCTCGCCCTCGCGCTCCCCGCCCTCGGCGCACTCGTCGCCGAACCCCTCTTCGTCCTCGTCGACACCGCCGTCGTCGGGCACCTCGGCACCGCCGAGCTCGCGGGCCTGTCCCTCGCCTCGACGCTGCTGCTCACCCTCGTCGGGCTGTGCGTGTTCCTCGCCTACGCGACCACCGCGGCGGTCGCCCGCCGCCTCGGCGCCGGGGCCGAGCGCGAGGCGCTCCAGTCCGGGATCGACGGCCTGTGGCTCGCGCTCGGGCTCGGCGTCGTCCTCGCCGGGCTGCTCGTCGCCCTCGCCCCCGGGGCCGTCACGGCGATGGGCGCCGACGGCGAGGTCGCCGACCACGCCGTCACCTACCTGCGGTGGTCCGCCCCCGGCCTGCCCGGCATGCTGCTCGTGCTCGCCGCCACCGGCGTGCTGCGCGGCCTCCAGGACACCCGCACCCCCCTGTGGGTCGCGTCCGGCGGCGCCGTCTTCAACGCCGTCGGCTCCGTCACGCTCGTCTACGGCGTCGGCCTCGGGATCGCCGGGTCCGCGATCGCGACGTCGACGGCGCAGCTCGCCATGGCCGTCGTCCTCGGCGTCGTCGTGGTCCGCGGGGCGCGGCGCCGCGGCGCCTCCCTGCGCCCCCACCACGCCGGGATCTGGGCCAACGCCGTCGCCGGCGCCCCCCTGCTCGTGCGCACCATGTCGCTGCGCCTCGCCATCCTGCTCACCGTCTGGGTCGCCACCGGGCTCGGCGCCACCGCGCTCGCCGGGCACCAGGTCGTCAACAGCCTCTGGGGACTCGCCGCGTTCGCCCTCGACGCCCTCGCCATCGCCGCGCAGGCCCTCGTCGGGTTCGGGCTCGGCTCCGCCGACACCAGCCGCGTCCGCGAGGTGCTGCGGCGCTGCCTCCAGTGGGGCGTCGGCGCAGGAGTCGTCATCGGCGTCGTCCTCGCCGCCGGCGCCTGGTGGATCGCCCCGCTGTTCACCGCCGACCCCGACGTCCGCGTCGCCATCACCGCCGGGCTCGTCGTCACGGGTCTGCTCATGCCCATGGCCGGCTGGGTGTTCGTGCTCGACGGCGTCCTCATCGGCGCCGGGGACGGCCGCTACCTCGCCTGGGCGGGCATGCTCACCCTCGTTGCGTACGCGCCCGTCGCCCTCGCCGTCCGCGCCTGGGCACCCGACGGCGCCGTCGGGCTCGCGTGGCTGTGGGCCGCGTTCGCCGGCGTGTTCATGCTCGCCCGCGCTCTCACCACCGGCCTGCGGGCACGCGGCACCGCCTGGATGGTGACAGGAGCCTGA
- a CDS encoding MerR family transcriptional regulator, with translation MHDDLLSIGALARAGGLPVTALRFYDAAGVLRPAHVDPVTGYRWYTSAQVHTARLVASLRQAGLPVADLLTVLAAPHEAKSVLDHHRRRLEMDLATAGAHLDAAAEILSRPGRCTVAAADLAAAFRSVRHAVGADEDWPALAGVLLHLDGHTLRLVGCDRYRLAVATVAVRQHAGPQARVVAPLNLLDEIMSATTLPDEGQVVLGANTLEVLGFQGDPVDAPYPDYERLLGSATSRSLTIESETLIRAVAEAGDAVVVRLAGEHVDLVAPSAPDTLGFSRTFVLDAVRAARAEHVALALDDERSALSISPAGRPHDVSLVMPIRLRP, from the coding sequence GTGCACGACGATCTGCTCAGCATCGGAGCCCTCGCCCGCGCCGGTGGTCTGCCCGTGACGGCGCTACGGTTCTACGACGCCGCCGGGGTACTTCGGCCCGCCCACGTCGACCCGGTGACCGGCTACCGCTGGTACACCTCCGCGCAGGTCCACACGGCCCGGCTGGTCGCAAGCCTGCGTCAGGCGGGGCTCCCGGTGGCAGACCTGCTCACCGTCCTTGCAGCACCCCATGAGGCCAAGTCCGTCCTGGACCACCATCGCCGTCGCCTCGAGATGGACCTGGCCACGGCCGGCGCACACCTCGACGCCGCCGCAGAGATCCTCTCCCGGCCCGGCCGCTGCACGGTCGCCGCCGCGGACCTCGCCGCCGCGTTCAGGTCCGTGCGACACGCCGTCGGCGCCGATGAAGACTGGCCCGCCCTGGCCGGCGTGCTGCTCCATCTCGACGGGCACACCCTCCGTCTCGTCGGCTGCGACCGCTACCGCCTCGCCGTCGCGACCGTAGCCGTGCGCCAGCACGCAGGCCCACAGGCCCGCGTCGTCGCACCACTGAACCTCCTCGACGAGATCATGTCCGCGACGACGCTGCCCGACGAAGGTCAGGTCGTCCTCGGCGCGAACACCCTGGAGGTGCTGGGTTTCCAGGGTGACCCCGTCGATGCCCCCTACCCCGACTACGAACGGCTTCTGGGATCGGCGACGTCGCGCAGCCTGACGATCGAGTCCGAGACGCTGATCAGGGCCGTCGCGGAGGCTGGAGACGCCGTCGTCGTGCGGCTCGCCGGCGAACATGTGGACCTGGTCGCGCCGTCCGCTCCTGACACGCTGGGCTTCTCGCGCACGTTCGTCCTCGACGCTGTCCGTGCAGCCCGCGCGGAACACGTCGCACTCGCTCTCGACGACGAACGGTCAGCGCTCAGCATCTCCCCGGCGGGCCGTCCGCACGACGTCAGCCTCGTCATGCCGATCCGCCTGCGCCCCTAG
- a CDS encoding AAA family ATPase, whose amino-acid sequence MLIWVNGTFGVGKTHTVAELHRRLPGSLVVDPEQVGYGMQKLVPASYRPDFQDFVAWRTGVVEVLDLILRRHDGHVLVPMTVTDRRYFDETVGRLREVGHDVRHIALMAAPETVVARLAGRGLGGGRLADAVGLRRLALRREQWAVDRVVPNLERLGAPGFAQHVATDHLTVAQAAEQVAALCAVQLAPDDAGPVRRAARRLATTWEHVRPR is encoded by the coding sequence GTGCTGATCTGGGTGAACGGGACGTTCGGCGTCGGCAAGACGCACACGGTGGCCGAGCTGCACCGCCGCCTTCCGGGGAGTCTCGTCGTCGATCCCGAGCAGGTCGGCTACGGGATGCAGAAGCTCGTCCCGGCGTCGTACCGCCCGGACTTCCAGGACTTCGTCGCATGGCGGACCGGCGTGGTGGAGGTGCTCGATCTGATCCTGCGTCGGCACGACGGGCACGTCCTCGTCCCGATGACGGTGACGGATCGGCGCTACTTCGACGAGACGGTCGGCCGGTTGCGAGAGGTCGGGCACGACGTCCGGCACATCGCTCTGATGGCCGCCCCGGAGACGGTCGTCGCCAGGTTGGCCGGCCGGGGTCTGGGCGGTGGCCGGTTGGCCGACGCGGTGGGCCTGCGGCGTCTGGCGCTGCGTCGCGAGCAGTGGGCCGTCGACAGGGTGGTCCCGAATCTCGAGCGGCTCGGTGCCCCGGGGTTCGCGCAGCACGTCGCCACCGATCACCTGACGGTGGCGCAGGCCGCGGAGCAGGTCGCCGCGCTGTGCGCGGTGCAGCTCGCCCCCGACGACGCCGGGCCGGTGCGCCGCGCGGCGCGACGATTGGCGACCACCTGGGAGCACGTGCGTCCCCGCTGA
- a CDS encoding MOSC domain-containing protein, whose product MPVHEYPIEVLHLLVSPEHAYFGRPRDGAADVPTSDLDEVRVVAGKGIVGDRFFGKAAHMDAAVTLFAAEALEAVAEDLGTGPLDPLATRRNVVVRGAELGPLVGEEVELRTAGGAVRLRVGRPAHPCAWMDRVLAPGAHHALRGRGGVRCMPLTDGTLHRGPGVLVSPVELDPSRAGVAARRPRLP is encoded by the coding sequence GTGCCCGTCCACGAGTACCCGATCGAGGTGCTGCACCTGCTCGTGTCTCCCGAGCACGCCTACTTCGGGCGGCCGCGCGACGGCGCAGCCGACGTCCCGACGTCGGACCTGGACGAGGTGCGGGTCGTGGCGGGCAAGGGCATCGTCGGGGACCGGTTCTTCGGCAAGGCGGCGCACATGGATGCCGCGGTGACGCTGTTCGCGGCGGAGGCGCTGGAGGCGGTGGCGGAGGACCTCGGCACCGGCCCGCTCGACCCGCTCGCGACGCGCCGCAACGTCGTGGTGCGCGGGGCGGAGCTGGGGCCGCTCGTGGGGGAGGAGGTCGAGCTGCGGACCGCAGGTGGTGCCGTGCGGCTGCGCGTCGGGCGCCCGGCGCACCCGTGCGCGTGGATGGACCGCGTCCTCGCGCCCGGTGCGCACCACGCGCTGCGGGGCCGGGGCGGCGTGCGCTGCATGCCGCTGACCGACGGGACGCTGCACCGCGGGCCGGGGGTGCTGGTCAGCCCGGTGGAGCTCGACCCGTCGCGGGCCGGGGTCGCCGCCCGCAGGCCTCGGCTGCCCTGA
- a CDS encoding TetR/AcrR family transcriptional regulator, with the protein MPKLVDHQERREAIALALWRVVDHGGWNRATLREVAREAGVSLGQLQHYFASRAAMLSFAMDFAAERTADRVARGLAEVDQPPHPRDVLRLVLVEMLPLHPDARASSRMSAAYVLEALHDVALREQATLGLRDGRAMIEGLVRQAIAQGQIAPGRDPDVETDLILALTGFTPLLDLEVITPHAALAAIDQHLNRLFTDAAWSGPR; encoded by the coding sequence GTGCCGAAGCTGGTGGACCACCAGGAACGACGTGAGGCGATCGCCCTCGCGCTGTGGCGGGTCGTCGACCACGGCGGTTGGAACCGGGCGACCCTGCGTGAGGTCGCCCGCGAGGCGGGCGTCTCCTTGGGGCAGCTGCAGCACTACTTCGCGTCCCGCGCGGCGATGCTGAGCTTCGCGATGGACTTCGCTGCGGAGCGGACCGCCGACCGTGTCGCCCGCGGGCTGGCCGAGGTCGATCAGCCTCCGCACCCCAGGGACGTGCTGCGCCTGGTGCTCGTCGAGATGCTGCCCCTGCATCCCGACGCGCGCGCCTCGTCGCGGATGAGCGCCGCGTACGTCCTGGAGGCTCTGCACGACGTGGCGCTGCGCGAGCAGGCGACCCTGGGACTCCGTGACGGTCGCGCCATGATCGAGGGCCTCGTGCGACAGGCGATCGCGCAGGGCCAGATCGCCCCCGGCCGCGACCCTGACGTCGAGACGGACCTCATCTTGGCGTTGACCGGGTTCACCCCCTTGCTCGATCTTGAGGTGATCACGCCCCACGCCGCGCTGGCTGCCATCGACCAGCATCTGAACCGCCTGTTCACCGATGCGGCGTGGTCAGGTCCCCGGTAG
- a CDS encoding MFS transporter — translation MNVVETRELKLPRPYLAWLAGVTVSQLGSAVLMFALGWAAAGLGGTTAAMVLTLNGLPRVVLLVVGGAVADRAGARRLLIVGEATLLVLTATLALTLARFGTPTWLLIASSLALGTVTAFCLPATGSMPRRLVPDDQLSRALALRQSGNQAVLIAAAPLGGLLVGTAGLPAIAWGDVLTFGVSLCVLLLVRELSVPSSDKMPDEPARGRTRLELLDGFRVVRRTPALGEALLVVGVGAALMLPVPSLLVPLIGRASDWGPGVTGVVSGSVGVGMIGAALRAARRRTPPAGVASSESIASPAGTVVTALAVSASGAAGLTTGVMLAAAHGNAGAVATTVGALVFGFGNGMFVARMAPLVLGTAPRTHPARVQALVGLVQLVPVMVTNTFLGALAEHTSPGWALGAIVIALAACTIWARRISPEPREAD, via the coding sequence ATGAACGTCGTCGAAACCAGAGAACTGAAGCTGCCCCGCCCCTACCTCGCCTGGCTCGCCGGCGTCACCGTCTCCCAGCTTGGAAGTGCCGTCCTCATGTTCGCGCTCGGGTGGGCCGCGGCCGGGCTCGGCGGCACGACAGCGGCAATGGTCCTGACCCTCAACGGCCTGCCACGCGTCGTCTTGCTGGTAGTGGGGGGCGCGGTCGCGGACCGCGCCGGAGCGCGACGACTCCTCATCGTCGGGGAGGCGACGCTGCTCGTGCTGACAGCCACGCTGGCGCTGACGCTGGCCCGGTTCGGCACCCCGACCTGGTTGCTCATTGCGTCCTCCCTGGCGCTCGGGACGGTGACCGCGTTCTGCCTGCCCGCCACCGGTTCCATGCCGCGCCGTCTCGTCCCCGACGACCAGCTGTCCCGTGCGCTCGCACTGCGGCAGAGCGGGAACCAGGCCGTGTTGATCGCTGCCGCGCCGTTGGGTGGTCTGCTCGTCGGCACGGCTGGTCTTCCGGCGATCGCCTGGGGTGACGTACTGACGTTCGGCGTCTCGCTGTGTGTCCTCCTCCTGGTGCGCGAGCTGTCCGTTCCGTCGTCGGACAAGATGCCCGACGAGCCTGCGCGCGGCAGGACTCGGCTCGAACTGCTCGACGGCTTCCGCGTCGTCCGACGCACTCCCGCCCTTGGTGAAGCTCTCCTCGTCGTCGGCGTCGGCGCAGCACTGATGCTGCCGGTGCCGTCACTCCTGGTTCCGCTGATCGGCCGAGCATCGGACTGGGGACCGGGTGTCACAGGTGTCGTCTCCGGCTCCGTCGGCGTCGGGATGATCGGCGCGGCCCTGCGCGCGGCCCGACGGCGGACGCCTCCGGCAGGCGTTGCATCCTCCGAGAGCATTGCTTCGCCGGCAGGTACCGTGGTGACCGCCCTAGCGGTCAGCGCGAGCGGGGCGGCCGGGCTCACGACTGGCGTGATGCTCGCAGCCGCGCACGGCAACGCGGGAGCCGTAGCCACCACCGTCGGTGCACTGGTCTTCGGCTTCGGCAACGGCATGTTCGTGGCGCGGATGGCGCCCCTCGTCCTGGGCACTGCGCCGCGGACGCACCCGGCACGCGTGCAGGCGCTGGTGGGACTGGTGCAGCTCGTGCCCGTGATGGTGACCAACACGTTTCTCGGCGCACTGGCGGAGCACACGTCACCGGGCTGGGCACTGGGGGCGATAGTGATCGCGCTCGCGGCTTGCACCATCTGGGCACGCCGCATCTCGCCTGAGCCGCGGGAGGCCGATTGA
- a CDS encoding DnaB-like helicase N-terminal domain-containing protein, protein MSIDELEAGYGSSSGAAFDRTPPQDIDAEMSVLGGMLLSKDAIADVVEQIRGNDFYRPAHEAVYDAIVDLYGRGEPADAITVVAELTKRGEIGRIGGASYIHDLMAGVPTAANAGYYARIVQERAVLRRLVAAGTKIVQLGYATDGGDVDAVVNNAQAEIYAVTERKTSEDYMPLADIIGGTMDEIEAAGNRGEGMTGVPTGFADLDRLTNGLHPGQMIVIAARPAMGKALALDTPCPRRRAGPPWVTSPSATSWSPSTGRRRASCGRPRSCPAAPATRSSSTTARPSSRTPGTSGRPAPPAIQPTSRSAPPRTSSRQCVTVSHTPSPGTTPPGRSSTSAPWSPSPYAASRSTTRRTSTSRRTPASRRTTRPSRSTSPVLPPSRTRRRPSSSPWR, encoded by the coding sequence ATGTCGATCGATGAGCTCGAGGCGGGCTACGGCTCGTCGTCCGGAGCCGCGTTCGACCGCACCCCGCCACAGGACATCGACGCCGAGATGAGCGTGCTCGGCGGCATGCTGCTGTCCAAGGACGCCATCGCCGACGTCGTCGAGCAGATCCGCGGCAACGACTTCTATCGCCCCGCGCACGAGGCCGTCTACGACGCGATCGTCGACCTCTACGGCCGCGGCGAGCCCGCCGACGCGATCACCGTCGTCGCCGAGCTCACCAAGCGCGGCGAGATCGGCCGCATCGGCGGCGCCTCCTACATCCACGACCTCATGGCCGGCGTCCCCACCGCCGCGAACGCCGGCTACTACGCCCGCATCGTGCAGGAACGCGCCGTGCTGCGCCGCCTCGTCGCCGCCGGCACCAAGATCGTCCAGCTCGGGTACGCCACCGACGGCGGCGACGTCGACGCCGTCGTCAACAACGCGCAGGCGGAGATCTACGCCGTCACCGAGCGCAAGACGTCCGAGGACTACATGCCGCTCGCCGACATCATCGGCGGCACCATGGACGAGATCGAGGCTGCCGGGAACCGCGGCGAGGGCATGACCGGAGTCCCCACCGGGTTCGCCGACCTCGACCGCCTCACCAACGGCCTGCACCCCGGCCAGATGATCGTCATCGCCGCCCGTCCGGCCATGGGCAAGGCCCTCGCCCTCGACACCCCCTGCCCACGCCGACGGGCTGGACCACCATGGGTGACGTCGCCGTCGGCGACGAGCTGGTCGCCGTCGACGGGACGCCGACGCGCGTCGTGCGGGCGACCGAGGTCATGCCCGGCCGCCCCTGCTACGAGGTCGTCTTCGACGACGGCACGACCATCGTCGCGGACGCCTGGCACGAGTGGGCGACCAGCACCTCCGGCGATCCAGCCGACGTCGAGGTCCGCACCACCGAGGACGTCGTCGCGTCAATGCGTGACGGTGTCGCACACTCCGTCGCCCGGCACGACGCCGCCTGGAAGATCGTCGACGTCCGCGCCGTGGAGTCCGTCCCCGTACGCTGCGTCGAGATCGACCACCCGACGCACCTCTACCTCGCGTCGCACGCCGGCATCCCGACGCACAACTCGACCCTCGCGATCGACATCGCCCGTGCTGCCTCCATCAAGAACCAGAAGGCGTCCGTCGTCTTCTCCCTGGAGATGA